The following nucleotide sequence is from Trifolium pratense cultivar HEN17-A07 linkage group LG2, ARS_RC_1.1, whole genome shotgun sequence.
TGTCCTAACATTATAAACATAAGATATATGCATAAACATAACCCTTTCGAGACGCCTTCCCTTCAGGTGGCCTTAATTCATTTATCTTATCAATAGTCTATATTATAGTCTCCCGTGTTATAATAATTGAACAATAAAGAGtgacaaaaattaaacaataaagagtgtcaaaaattttaactattaaCCATACAATGAAATGACACGGAATAGAGGAACAAATTACTTGATTAATGATTTACTTATATATAATATCAATAGTTTATACTATAGCCTCCCGTATTATAATAATTGAACATTTATCTATTAGTTGTTCCTCCTCAATTTAATGACATATTTTTAGTTACCCTTAAGACTAACTGAAAGCATAtagtaaatataaatatatttaatcaaatGGAAAGTTAATGTTTCTTAGTTTTCACCCCTCAATTTTGATGCTATAAGCAAGCTAAGTCATCATTCTTTTTCTCCACCCAATCCCTAGTATTCTTATTTTACTAATATCAAAGTACAAAATTTGAGTCTACATGTCTCTATATTGATAGCAAACTCGATGAACTCTTTTACTGCATAATTATGCAGCATTCTAACATCCACATAAAATGTCATAGGCAAGCATTAATAATACTTAGTTTGGTCCATTGTTTATATAACTTTAACGGTATAGTGCGTGGCCCTAAAACCACCGCCGGCCCTAAAActttttttgattttcttcttcttctctcacccatagaggggtggttttaggtcaatttttggcctaaaatcacccctttacatttttttcttcttgctttttaatacaaataagtgattttcacatagtttaagtcttatagttttgttttcatctttgcgattttatcctttgttttgattttcagtattgttgtcccgtcttagtgcggagtattgatgtcccgtcttagtgcggagtattgttgtcccgtccttgtgcggtgttcatttgtttcaggtttgaagattaaggttgatccagtgcagatccaatcaatgacttttgtaccatcaacgctacagatccggCGACATGAATGTTCCggaaacttcaatatagtcaaatatgtaggcttttgcaatatgccgtttgatgctattaacacggatgctgtgagtttgttcgcagattcatcctttttgtttttagcgattttgatttgtattgcatcgatgtactcttatcaatttgaatgaatgaatatcttttatttagtcaaaatacTTAGTTTGGTTCTTTAATTAAACGCGTAAGCACTTGAATATTCACTtgaacaaataataaataataaattatatcttatatttatgaaTGAATTCAGTCTCTCATGATAGTAGATCATTAGGAGCGccttaaaaagataaatgtaGTACATAAACCACtcacataaatattttttgaacttATATTAGTCTGCCTCATAAAGCTCTCTATTGATTAAACTTTATTGAGTGCTTTTGAATCGTGCACTATAAAGGAAAGGGTGAAAAATAAGGCAACACCAATAGAATGTGCTTAATCTCTAtgtaattaatatataagttaacacaatatacaaacaaaaaaatgcaGTGTACATACTTTTAATAGTACACGATACAATAGAAATTGAGATAACTCTATCCTAGTTGCACTCAGGCTTTAGCTAATCTTCCACAAACTCTAGAGTTTCCTTGTAGTTGGAGAATGGTACAATATCAAGCTCGTGTCGAGCTTTTCTGCTTGTATATGGCACATTATGTGCACTAATTACTTGGTATTGGATATAAAGTCCTGACCTATTTAATCTCATACTTCATGTGTTACCTAAAATTGCAAAAATTAGCGTTTCAGTAGTAATTAACAAAAGGCAGCCaaaatcttaatcttaatacaAAACAGAAAACAATGATAAGGGCCAAATTTGCTCACCTAAAATCACTCTTTAAGGTCGCAGTCCCGTTGTCGAGATgaactaaataataaatttcAAGCTTGATGATATTGAAAGCTACTCCCATATTTCCCTTCAACTTGAATACATTTTAACCAATAGATCTTGAAAGACATCAACAACAACTGTTGAACCTCGCAAAAGTTTTAGAAACAAAATCAGGTTTACAAATTTACAAAGTAAAAGGAAACATTAAATTAGACACAATGAGCTGAAATTTTGCAAGAGAAGGAATTCGAACCTCACATAGGCCATCCAATATTAAACTCGGTGAGATATAGAAGGGAAAGAGGTAATTgaacaaatttgaattttgaattgaaGAGGGAAcatgtgtgtatatataatcataaacaaaaataaaaaccaaataGAACAAAAAGACAATAGGTGACTAATGCATTTAAGTAACaacaatgttttaaaacatGAGATTATTTTGAAATGTCTTCAAAATAATAAACATGAGATTTATTTACTGAAACCAAGAACTAATAAACTGAAAACAatacctaaaaaaaaatgtgactaTTGAGATCTATCGTTCACTAAGCACTATTCACTCTCCCATTCTCTTCTACTTCATTGTATTCCTAAGAGAAGAATAAAGACCAATAAACACAACAACAAAAGATGGAAATATGAACATTTTCATatcacaataatttttttggatgaaTCAGATAAAATTCTAAGAATGAGACTTCTAAGGTTCATGTTCAATTAAGTACCTtcctaatttatattataaaccaaATTGTTATGGCTTGACATATTTAAAGGGATAGTGAACCAACAAAGCCTTCTAAGAATGAGACACTTAAGGTTCATGTTcagttaagaaaaaaaatggagtgAAGAGAAGGACTCACCTTGTAAATCAGAATGCTAAGGGAAAACATGGCAAGCCACTCCTTCAAATCAGATTATAATattcaaaaaaactaaaatcaaacCTAACTCAGAAggggaaaattgaaaatctaaATTAGAATATGAAATCAAATCATGAAATAAGGAAGGGATTAAGAAGCAAGTTGAAACCTTTCTATTTGAAGAAGCCAATGGAGGGCGATGAAAGTGACGGCGGCGAaggtgttggtggtggtgaagaTATTGGAGAGGATGAGAGAGAGCTGAAGAATTGAAATCCAGAAAGTGAGTTATGATATTGAAGAGAGggagaatttgaaatttgaaattgatttcAACCTAATTGAGGTTTTTGGATTCTAGCCTGTAAAATCTGCAATACGTGAAAGCTACAGCTCAAGGAAGGTATTCttgcttctttgtttttttttggcgTGAAGCTTTTCTTCTTTCAAGGAATGGGCTTTGCTGGGCTGGATTATGTTGGACTCAATGTATTTGGCCCAAAATCACAGAACAAAAGAGGAGGGaaaaacaattcaaaacatTGCCCATAAGAAGTAAACTTTTTGTCATTTTGTCCAGCAATGATTTGATGAGGGAGGCTGTGAGATTGACACTTGGCCAAAATTACCCTAGAGCTGTGATGAATTTGTGTAGTTAGAATGATATTCTCCTTGTAATGCTACTTAAAACTAAGAGGGGATAGTAAATGGTCAGTCAACTTCTAGGACTCCTAGCAACTTGCAGGGGCCCCTTGTAGATGTAGGAGTCTCCAGCCGGCCTGATTGACCAATAAATGAAAATAGCAACAACTTGTTACTTAggaataaaaatagtaaaataaaattggaagaCCTGAAGAAAAAATCACACTTTTTTAAGAAAGTTATCcctaaaaaaatgatttttatgaaaagctatttaaaataacttattttttagtgattttttttttaaaaattttatgatCCGAAGTTTTTTGTAACATAATGATGAAAGACTTAAAACGACATTTTAAAAGAAGCtatcaaaatttttatttcaaacttttataaaacaattctttattaaaatatttttaacgcAAAAACAATACactataaaatcaattttaaaaaaaaaactaaaacaaactcACCCTTAATTGCATGAGTTTGACCATTCTCGTCTATATCATCAATAAACAATATTTAGTAAACGAGTGATGTTAGAAATTTcattttaaggtgaataattgGGAGTACTAGAGTTCAAACTTCAGTTCTGCATATTACATGTAATTTTCCTACCAATTAAGTTATGCTTATGGGGACACTgaattactccctccattttatttttatttttatttttttggtacatacttCCTCCATCTTTTTAGTTTACAGTTCCCtccatctttttctttttttggtacatacttCCTCCATCTTTTTGGTTTACAGTGAACTGGGAATCGTACCCAGGACTTATTACATACTACTTAAACCcctcactactagaccaaacatagtggcttatactccctccatttttaattataagcaaaaattactttttagattcattgaataattgatgaatTTAATCTAACTTTCTCTACTAGTCTCTCCCCCTCTCTCTATCTCTAACTCTAACTACTCTCACTCTTTTGGGAGAGTATTTAACattatgaatatttcaaagATAATATTCAACGTTTTTTGCAATTTCTGCATGTATTTGgctattttttggtacaattttagtcaaaaaaatcatCACAAGTAATGTACAATGATTGGGAGAGGAATAGGATTCAAAATATGCTGAAGCACAAATTCAACCTTGTAATTTAGCCGCTAgattatttagaaaaaaaaagtcatatcaTCATCTAaccatttttataatttttttttggcaatatAACAAGAGTAaaagtagtaattttttattaaaaaataataataatttattaaaaagttatacatataataataattattattctcATCCCCTTTTCTCTTCTTTATTTCATTCAACACAATAGATCTTCACATCTTACTACACTGCTCTTGGTGTTGGTTCATATTCTTCAATACACGAAGCTTCCTATGGTtagttttttctcttttctctgtgctttcatttcaatattttaCTTCCGTTTAGGAGGATAATTATCATACTCATTCATATGTTGATTATATGCATATTCAGCACCCTAAATTgttattcaatttgaatttttttgttttgttttggtttgaaCTTGAAGTGCTTGTTAAACAAATCTGTCATATAAGAATGAAAAATAAACATCATATGGTTCTAAAGGTGGAATGGAGTTAATGTTGCTTTCAGAGTGAAAATTATTGAACAATATAGTTAGAGAAACATATGGAAGCATAAAGCATACTCAATTGAAAACCCTATATTTACATCCATACAAATATGAATATCATGTCCAATATAGAGGGGAAATACAGCATATACTACAACATTATTATAATGGAGATAAATTAATATAACCTAATCGGAAAGctgggtagctcaactggtttgGAATTAAGGGCTTAAGAAGCCGAAGGAGAAAAAGGGTGGGGATCAAACCCTAGTGAAAATGAAGGATAAAAAATACTTATCTAACATATATTTTGCCTATCCTAAAAATAATAACTAATCATCTTCCACCATTcaaagaaattgaaatttggtTTATGCTATATGAGTCGGAAGAATTAATTCCACTTCCGCCCACACCATCTTCAACATTGATAATGGACGGCGCTGTTTTGAGCAAGTTTTCAGTCTCTTCTGAAGACAAATTGTCACTTCCCCAACGGTGCTGTTCAATAACTAATATTCCCTCTAGTCCCATTGCCACTTCTTTCATGGTGGGTCTTTCCTCACCCTTCACCCTCAAACACTCTTCTGCGATGTGGGAAACTTCCtttaattgctcaatattttcCTCATCTATATTTctgtccaaaatttgaagtaaTCGGCCCTCTTTCAATGAAGAAACAAAGTACACTGCAAGGTTTCTGTCAACCTCTGGCCTGCCAAAAGATAGTGCCTTCTTTCCTGTCAGTAGCTCTGCTAGGACAACCCCAAAGCTATAGACGTCACTCTTCTCTGTTAATTGGCTTGTGTGGAAGTATTCTGGGTCAAGATACCCCAATGTCCCTTGCACTAAAGTGGTTATCTGAGTTTGATCAAGAGGAATGATCCTCGAAGCTCCAAAGTCAGAAACCTTTGCAGTGAGATTGCTGTCTAGTAGTATATTTGTAGATTTCACATCTCTATGTATTATTGGTGTAGAAGCAGCAGAATGCAAGTATGCCAAGACTCCAGCAGTTTCTTTTGCTATTCTCAATCTTGTTTTCCATGTTAGCTTTAAAGATTGGTTTTGGTCATGAAGATGCTCATAAACAGTACCATTGGGAATGAATTCATAAACAAGCAAGGGAATTTCTGTCTCTAAACAACAACCCAAAAGCTTTACCACATTTCTATGGTTTATTTGTGAAAGCACAATCACTTCATTGATGAACGGCTCAATCTGGTTTGGGTCACTTATTTTTGACTTCTTTATTGCTACAATTCTTTTATCTTGTAAAACTCCTTTGTAAACTGTTCCCTGACCTCCTTGGCCTAGGATCCTGTCTTCGTTGAAGTTGTCTGTTGCTTCATTTAGCTCCTCAACAGTGAACACTTTAGTTGTTTCAGTTGACCCTCTATGCCTCACTATCTGTTGTTGTAACAGTAAGCCACCgttttgttgaaaaaattgtTCTTTAAGTTTAACGAGCTTTCTTTTCTTCAATGCCCAATACACATAAAAGCTTCCGACTAATAGTCCTACGAGACTTATGCTGACACCTGGACATAAACAAATGGAAACATAATCAGTTTCTTTCCGCTTAGCTTTGTTGATATTTCCTGTCAACTTCATGTTGTCAAAGACATTAGGCAAAATCTCAAGTCACCGTTCTGGTCTTGGAGGACTGAATACCTTTAATGTATTAGTTTCAGTTCAGAACAACAATTTACAACATGGATTTAGATTGGTGATTGCC
It contains:
- the LOC123909377 gene encoding wall-associated receptor kinase 2-like, with protein sequence MLPSTQQYRHQNSLHSPSPYPPEIRPEKISKAMAVRLKQLLLMVAAAIYTKAATQPMSLPNCPTKCGSVTIPFPFGTTENCSLDNTFLINCNQTSSTPTSTNIPFLEKSNQTVLNISLNGELRVAWPVASDCYAEKSKRVNQTVKHVNMTNFQISPTRNKLTAVGCDTIGALSANDSGGNNYTTGCVALCNRLDDIVANQSCSGTGCCEISIPQGHVLTEIAYGSGGLFNNHSSVHDFNPCGYAFVVENGAYSFSSTDLPKLKKKEFPVLLDWAVGNQTCQQAQKDLFSYACKADKSTCYDSTERSGYLCRCFHGYWGNPYLIHGCQDINECMEANDCVEEATCINLLGSYHCLCPAEYEGDGKNNGTRCNKKSSTKGRKEIIMIIALSVSISLVGLLVGSFYVYWALKKRKLVKLKEQFFQQNGGLLLQQQIVRHRGSTETTKVFTVEELNEATDNFNEDRILGQGGQGTVYKGVLQDKRIVAIKKSKISDPNQIEPFINEVIVLSQINHRNVVKLLGCCLETEIPLLVYEFIPNGTVYEHLHDQNQSLKLTWKTRLRIAKETAGVLAYLHSAASTPIIHRDVKSTNILLDSNLTAKVSDFGASRIIPLDQTQITTLVQGTLGYLDPEYFHTSQLTEKSDVYSFGVVLAELLTGKKALSFGRPEVDRNLAVYFVSSLKEGRLLQILDRNIDEENIEQLKEVSHIAEECLRVKGEERPTMKEVAMGLEGILVIEQHRWGSDNLSSEETENLLKTAPSIINVEDGVGGSGINSSDSYSINQISISLNGGR